In Lysobacter firmicutimachus, one genomic interval encodes:
- the rpsO gene encoding 30S ribosomal protein S15, with product MSIDTSKIIEDNKRGANDTGSPEVQVALLTARIEQLTGHFKTHKQDHHSRRGLLMMVNRRRSLLDYLKRKDGERYKALIEKLGLRR from the coding sequence ATGTCGATCGACACCAGCAAGATCATCGAAGATAACAAGCGCGGCGCCAACGACACCGGTTCGCCGGAAGTCCAGGTCGCCCTGCTGACCGCTCGCATCGAGCAGCTCACCGGCCACTTCAAGACCCACAAGCAGGACCACCACAGCCGTCGCGGCCTGCTGATGATGGTCAACCGTCGTCGCAGCCTCCTCGACTATCTGAAGCGCAAAGACGGCGAGCGCTACAAGGCCCTGATCGAGAAGCTCGGTCTGCGCCGCTAA
- the truB gene encoding tRNA pseudouridine(55) synthase TruB: MNTTRKRQWRNVDGILLLDKPQGLSSNQALQQARHLFRAEKGGHTGSLDPLATGLLPLCFGEATKIAGLLLGARKAYTTTAVLGLTTDSDDADGAPLRERPVPEFDDAAIEAALAPLRGTIRQRAPIYSALKQGGEPLYAKARRGEAIEAPEREVTVHSLSLTGREGARLLHLQVECGSGTYVRSLVRDLGEALGCGAHVARLRRLWVEPFLQPQMITLERLRELAGEGSDRALDECLLPIEAGLSGFGRVELDAAAAARLGRGQAVPCEAGEPGLVAVFGEAGRCLGLGLRQGEGRLQPQRLFRWAAQGG, from the coding sequence TTGAACACCACGCGTAAACGCCAATGGCGCAATGTCGACGGCATTCTGCTGCTCGACAAACCGCAAGGCCTGAGCTCGAATCAGGCACTGCAGCAGGCGCGACACTTGTTTCGCGCGGAGAAGGGCGGCCACACCGGCAGCCTGGACCCGCTGGCCACCGGCCTGTTGCCGCTGTGCTTCGGCGAGGCGACCAAGATCGCCGGTTTGCTGCTGGGCGCGCGCAAGGCCTATACCACCACCGCCGTGCTCGGTCTGACCACCGACAGCGACGACGCCGACGGCGCGCCGCTGCGCGAGCGGCCGGTGCCGGAGTTCGACGACGCCGCCATCGAGGCGGCGCTGGCGCCGCTGCGCGGCACGATCCGCCAGCGCGCGCCGATCTATTCCGCGCTCAAGCAGGGCGGCGAGCCGCTGTACGCCAAGGCCCGCCGCGGCGAGGCGATCGAGGCGCCCGAGCGCGAGGTGACGGTGCATTCGCTGAGCCTGACCGGCCGCGAGGGCGCGCGCCTGCTGCACCTGCAGGTGGAATGCGGCTCGGGCACCTACGTGCGCAGCCTGGTGCGCGACCTCGGCGAAGCCCTGGGCTGCGGCGCCCACGTCGCCCGCCTGCGCCGGCTCTGGGTCGAGCCCTTCCTGCAGCCGCAGATGATCACTCTGGAGCGATTGCGCGAACTGGCCGGCGAGGGCAGCGACCGCGCCCTCGACGAATGCCTGTTGCCGATCGAAGCCGGGCTGAGCGGCTTCGGCCGGGTCGAACTGGACGCGGCGGCGGCGGCGCGCCTGGGGCGCGGCCAGGCGGTGCCCTGCGAGGCCGGCGAACCCGGGCTGGTGGCCGTGTTCGGCGAGGCCGGGCGCTGCCTGGGGCTGGGCCTGCGCCAGGGCGAGGGCCGGCTGCAGCCGCAGCGGCTGTTCCGTTGGGCCGCGCAGGGCGGTTGA
- the rbfA gene encoding 30S ribosome-binding factor RbfA produces MPSKSFHRTDRVSAQLRRELGTLVHEAVREHGLPSVSVSDVEISRDLAHAKVFVTALQSERAAEAVKALKELARELRFQLGRAMKLRHVPELHFHYDDSVDRGERINILLRDLPPADAGDSDDDGKAG; encoded by the coding sequence ATGCCAAGCAAATCGTTCCACCGCACCGATCGCGTTTCCGCCCAGCTCCGTCGCGAGCTCGGGACGCTGGTGCACGAGGCCGTGCGCGAGCACGGCCTGCCGTCGGTCAGCGTGTCCGACGTCGAGATCAGCCGCGACCTGGCCCATGCCAAGGTGTTCGTGACCGCGCTGCAGAGCGAGCGCGCCGCCGAGGCGGTCAAGGCGCTCAAGGAGCTGGCGCGCGAGCTGCGCTTCCAGCTCGGCCGGGCGATGAAGCTGCGCCATGTGCCGGAGCTGCATTTCCATTACGACGATTCGGTCGATCGCGGCGAGCGCATCAACATCCTGTTGCGCGACCTGCCGCCGGCCGATGCCGGCGACAGCGACGACGACGGCAAGGCCGGCTGA
- the infB gene encoding translation initiation factor IF-2 yields MSQQTTIRKLAELVNTPVEKLLEQLAEAGMKFSGPDQVVTSIEKVKLLGFLKRSHGKADKPADADEASKKITLNRSRKQEITVGGGKNRTTVDVVVRKKVTLVKPNEGGSGATDNDERAEILRKLEESKQRNLAEQQRLAEDDRRRAEAVEAARQAAEDAARAKAEEEARTKLADASAAAPTAEQEPARKPPSVHGHGHPKPAPAVAPRADDRNSAARHKTRGSHAMVAGVEDDDAANRFAGQLHLSASDRARRSSSSRGKSKPQPRRQSEQSRSGGGQHGFSRPTAPIVREVAIGDTITVADLAQKLALKGGDVVKALFKMGVMATINQSIDHDTAALVTEELGHTVIKANANDAEDALIAHVEETQGDKAPRPPVVTIMGHVDHGKTSLLDYIRRTKVASGEAGGITQHIGAYHVETPKGVISFLDTPGHAAFTSMRARGAKLTDIVVLVVAADDGVMPQTKEAVQHAKAAGVPLIVAINKIDKSDADPLRVKNELLGEEVVAEEFGGETQMVELSAKTGAGVDDLLDAISLQAEVLELQAVPVGRATGTVIESALDKGRGPVATVLVQQGQLKKGDYLVCGVHYGRVRALFDETGKQVESAGPSIPVQVLGLSGVPDAGDDFVVVDDERLAKDVAQQRDAKRRESRLVAQAGNRMEDIMAQLGKGEGQLSLNLVVKADVQGSVEALRQALVALSNDQIRINVISSGVGGITESDANAAATAKATVIGFNVRADASARRIIESNGVDLRYFSIIYDVIDQVKQVASGILGVEIREEIIGIAEVRDVFRSSKFGAVAGCMVVEGVVKRSKPIRVLRDNAVIFEGELESLRRFKENVDEVRNGTECGIGVKQYNDVKPGDQIECFERIEVQRTL; encoded by the coding sequence ATGTCGCAGCAAACCACCATCCGCAAGCTGGCCGAACTGGTGAACACGCCGGTCGAGAAGTTGCTGGAACAGCTGGCCGAGGCCGGCATGAAGTTCAGCGGCCCCGACCAGGTCGTGACCAGCATCGAAAAAGTCAAGCTGCTCGGCTTCCTCAAGCGCTCCCACGGCAAGGCCGACAAGCCGGCCGATGCGGACGAGGCGTCGAAGAAGATCACCCTCAACCGCAGCCGCAAGCAGGAAATCACCGTCGGCGGCGGCAAGAACCGCACCACCGTCGACGTGGTCGTGCGCAAGAAGGTGACCTTGGTCAAGCCGAACGAGGGCGGTTCGGGCGCGACGGACAACGACGAGCGCGCGGAGATCCTGCGCAAGCTCGAGGAGTCCAAGCAGCGCAACCTGGCCGAGCAGCAGCGCCTGGCCGAGGACGACCGCCGTCGCGCCGAGGCCGTCGAGGCCGCGCGCCAGGCCGCCGAGGACGCAGCGCGGGCCAAGGCCGAAGAGGAAGCCCGGACCAAGCTGGCCGACGCCAGCGCGGCCGCGCCGACCGCCGAGCAGGAGCCGGCGCGCAAGCCGCCGAGCGTTCACGGCCACGGCCATCCGAAGCCGGCGCCGGCCGTCGCGCCGCGCGCCGACGACCGCAACAGCGCCGCGCGCCACAAGACCCGCGGCTCGCACGCGATGGTCGCCGGCGTCGAGGACGACGATGCGGCCAACCGCTTCGCCGGCCAGCTGCACCTCAGCGCCTCCGACCGGGCCCGCCGCAGCAGCAGCTCGCGCGGCAAGTCCAAGCCGCAGCCGCGCCGCCAGTCCGAGCAGTCGCGCTCCGGCGGCGGCCAGCACGGCTTCTCGCGTCCGACCGCGCCGATCGTGCGCGAAGTCGCGATCGGCGACACCATCACCGTGGCCGACCTGGCGCAGAAGCTCGCGCTCAAGGGCGGCGACGTGGTCAAGGCGCTGTTCAAGATGGGCGTCATGGCGACCATCAACCAGTCCATCGACCACGACACCGCGGCGCTGGTGACCGAAGAACTCGGCCACACCGTGATCAAGGCCAACGCCAACGACGCCGAGGACGCGCTGATCGCACACGTCGAGGAGACGCAGGGCGACAAGGCGCCGCGTCCGCCGGTGGTCACGATCATGGGCCACGTCGACCACGGCAAGACCTCGCTGCTGGACTACATCCGCCGCACCAAGGTCGCCTCGGGCGAAGCCGGCGGCATCACCCAGCACATCGGCGCGTACCACGTCGAAACGCCGAAGGGCGTGATCAGCTTCCTCGACACCCCGGGCCACGCCGCCTTCACCTCGATGCGCGCGCGCGGCGCCAAGCTGACCGACATCGTGGTGCTGGTGGTCGCCGCCGACGACGGCGTCATGCCGCAGACCAAGGAAGCCGTGCAGCACGCCAAGGCGGCCGGCGTGCCGCTGATCGTGGCGATCAACAAGATCGACAAGTCCGACGCCGATCCGCTGCGGGTCAAGAACGAACTGCTCGGCGAGGAAGTGGTGGCCGAAGAGTTCGGCGGCGAGACCCAGATGGTCGAGCTGTCGGCCAAGACCGGCGCCGGCGTCGACGATCTGCTCGATGCGATCTCGCTGCAGGCCGAAGTGCTTGAGCTGCAGGCGGTTCCGGTCGGCCGCGCCACCGGTACGGTGATCGAATCCGCGCTCGACAAGGGCCGCGGCCCGGTCGCGACCGTGCTGGTGCAGCAGGGCCAGCTCAAGAAGGGCGACTATCTGGTGTGCGGCGTGCATTACGGCCGCGTCCGCGCCCTGTTCGACGAAACCGGCAAGCAGGTCGAAAGCGCCGGTCCGTCGATCCCGGTGCAGGTGCTGGGCCTGTCGGGCGTGCCCGACGCCGGCGACGACTTCGTGGTCGTCGACGACGAACGCCTGGCCAAGGACGTGGCGCAGCAGCGCGACGCCAAGCGCCGCGAGTCGCGCCTGGTCGCCCAGGCCGGCAACCGCATGGAAGACATCATGGCCCAGCTGGGCAAGGGCGAGGGCCAGCTGAGCCTCAACCTGGTGGTCAAGGCCGACGTGCAGGGTTCGGTGGAAGCGCTGCGCCAGGCGCTGGTGGCGTTGTCGAACGATCAGATCCGGATCAACGTGATCAGCTCGGGCGTCGGCGGCATCACCGAGTCCGACGCCAACGCCGCGGCCACCGCCAAGGCCACGGTGATCGGCTTCAACGTCCGCGCCGACGCTTCGGCCCGCCGCATCATCGAGTCCAACGGCGTCGACCTGCGCTACTTCTCGATCATCTATGACGTGATCGACCAGGTGAAGCAGGTGGCCTCGGGCATCCTCGGCGTCGAGATCCGCGAAGAGATCATCGGCATCGCCGAAGTGCGCGACGTGTTCCGCAGCTCGAAGTTCGGCGCGGTCGCCGGCTGCATGGTCGTGGAAGGCGTGGTCAAGCGCAGCAAGCCGATCCGTGTGCTGCGCGACAATGCGGTCATTTTCGAAGGCGAGCTGGAATCGCTGCGCCGGTTCAAGGAGAACGTCGACGAAGTGCGCAACGGCACCGAGTGCGGCATCGGCGTCAAGCAGTACAACGACGTCAAGCCGGGCGACCAGATCGAGTGCTTCGAGCGCATCGAGGTTCAGCGCACGCTGTAA
- the nusA gene encoding transcription termination factor NusA, producing the protein MSKELLLVVDAVANEKGVPREVIFEAIEAALASAAKKRYHDEDVLVRVSIDQKDGSYETFRRMEVVADDVVMESPDRQIRLMDAVDEVEGVEVGDYIEEQIENPEFGRIAAQAAKQVIVQRVREAERAQVVDAWKDRVGELVTGIVKRVERGNIYVDLGGNAEAIIPKDKGIPRDVLRAGDRVRGYLQDVRTEPRGPQLFISRAAPEFMMELFKLEVPEVGQGLVSIKACARDPGDRAKIAVLAHDNRTDPIGACIGMRGSRVQAVSNELNGERVDIVLWSDNPAQFVINAMAPAEVQSIIVDEEKHSMDLAVAEDRLAQAIGKGGQNVRLASRLSGWQLNVMTQDQVTAKSEAEQASARQLFQDKLEVDEEIAGILVSEGFSTVEEIAYVPVGELLAVEGFDEDIVEELRARARDALLNEALAAEEELDEHQPAADLLSLDGMDEALAFTLASRGVVTRDDLADLATDELTDIEGVDEERAKALIMEARKHWFE; encoded by the coding sequence ATGAGCAAGGAACTGTTGCTGGTGGTGGATGCGGTCGCCAACGAAAAGGGCGTGCCGCGCGAGGTCATCTTCGAGGCCATCGAGGCCGCGCTGGCTTCGGCCGCGAAGAAGCGCTACCACGACGAGGATGTGCTGGTGCGCGTGTCCATCGACCAGAAGGACGGCAGCTACGAGACGTTCCGGCGCATGGAAGTGGTGGCCGACGACGTGGTCATGGAGTCGCCGGACCGCCAGATCCGCCTGATGGACGCGGTCGACGAGGTCGAAGGCGTCGAGGTCGGCGATTACATCGAAGAGCAGATCGAGAACCCCGAATTCGGCCGCATCGCCGCCCAGGCCGCCAAGCAGGTGATCGTGCAGCGCGTGCGCGAAGCCGAGCGCGCGCAGGTCGTCGACGCGTGGAAGGACCGCGTCGGCGAACTGGTCACCGGCATCGTCAAGCGCGTGGAGCGCGGCAACATCTACGTCGACCTGGGCGGCAACGCCGAGGCGATCATCCCCAAGGACAAGGGCATCCCGCGCGACGTGCTGCGCGCCGGCGACCGCGTCCGCGGCTACCTGCAGGACGTGCGCACCGAGCCGCGCGGCCCGCAGCTGTTCATCAGCCGCGCCGCGCCGGAATTCATGATGGAGCTGTTCAAGCTCGAAGTGCCGGAAGTCGGCCAGGGCCTGGTCTCGATCAAGGCCTGCGCGCGCGATCCGGGCGACCGCGCCAAGATCGCCGTGCTCGCCCACGACAACCGCACCGATCCGATCGGCGCCTGCATCGGCATGCGCGGTTCGCGCGTGCAGGCGGTGTCGAACGAACTCAACGGCGAGCGCGTGGACATCGTGCTGTGGTCGGACAATCCGGCCCAGTTCGTGATCAACGCGATGGCGCCGGCGGAAGTGCAGTCGATCATCGTCGACGAAGAAAAGCATTCGATGGACCTGGCCGTGGCCGAGGACCGTCTGGCCCAGGCGATCGGCAAGGGCGGCCAGAACGTGCGCCTGGCCAGCCGCCTGTCGGGCTGGCAGCTCAACGTCATGACCCAGGACCAGGTCACCGCCAAGTCCGAGGCCGAACAGGCGTCGGCGCGTCAGCTGTTCCAGGACAAGCTCGAGGTCGACGAGGAAATCGCCGGCATCCTGGTCTCGGAAGGCTTCAGCACGGTCGAGGAAATCGCCTACGTGCCGGTCGGCGAGCTGCTGGCGGTGGAGGGCTTCGACGAGGACATCGTCGAGGAGCTGCGCGCCCGCGCCCGCGACGCCCTGCTCAACGAGGCCCTGGCCGCCGAAGAGGAGCTCGACGAGCACCAGCCCGCCGCCGACCTGCTGTCGCTGGACGGCATGGACGAGGCGCTGGCGTTCACGCTCGCCTCGCGCGGCGTGGTCACCCGCGACGACCTGGCCGACCTGGCCACCGACGAGCTGACCGATATCGAGGGCGTGGACGAAGAGCGGGCCAAGGCCCTGATCATGGAAGCGCGCAAGCACTGGTTCGAGTGA
- the rimP gene encoding ribosome maturation factor RimP, producing the protein MTDKATQIAEMLAPTIASLGVELLGIEYLPAPGSATLRLYIDVPAAELDATPEGQEPRSVTIEDCEAVSREVSAQLDVEDPISGNYNLEVSSPGIDRPLFTIEHYRRFAGETAKVGLKLPHEGRRRLQGEILGVEGEQVAFAVDGVRFAVPFSNIDKGRIVPDWAALGFAPSKGSPSRGKPTKDKASKQDASKKK; encoded by the coding sequence GTGACGGACAAGGCCACCCAAATCGCCGAAATGCTCGCTCCGACCATCGCGTCGCTGGGCGTGGAGCTGCTTGGCATCGAATACCTGCCGGCGCCGGGCAGCGCGACCCTGCGCCTGTACATCGACGTGCCGGCGGCCGAGCTCGACGCCACGCCGGAAGGCCAGGAGCCGCGCTCGGTGACGATCGAAGACTGCGAAGCGGTCAGCCGCGAAGTGTCGGCGCAGCTCGACGTCGAGGACCCGATCAGCGGCAACTACAACCTCGAAGTGTCCTCGCCGGGCATCGACCGGCCGCTGTTCACGATCGAGCACTACCGCCGTTTCGCCGGCGAGACCGCCAAGGTCGGCCTCAAGCTGCCGCACGAAGGCCGTCGCCGCCTGCAGGGGGAGATCCTCGGCGTGGAGGGCGAGCAGGTCGCGTTCGCGGTCGACGGCGTGCGGTTCGCGGTGCCGTTTTCGAACATCGACAAGGGCCGGATCGTGCCGGACTGGGCCGCGCTGGGCTTCGCCCCGAGCAAGGGCAGCCCGAGCCGCGGCAAGCCGACCAAGGACAAGGCTTCGAAGCAGGACGCGTCGAAGAAGAAGTGA
- the nuoN gene encoding NADH-quinone oxidoreductase subunit NuoN, with translation MNMPVRTFADLMPLLPELVVILGAFALLMLDLFVEERNRIVSHVFAIATVAVATALIAFDVGGHGSVLAGMFVRDTAADVLKLGIGVVGILSLIYTWPYLRSRGLYKGEVAVLMLFALAGMMLLVSAGSLVMVYLGLEMLALCSYALVAVDRDSPLASEAAIKYFVLGALASGLLLYGLSLIYGATGSLMLDQIAVATQVGPSSLMLITGVVFVVAGIAFKFGAAPFHMWLPDVYQGAPTPITLFIGAAPKLAAFGMTYRLLEVGAAGQDGHWRLLLAGLAVLSLAIGNLSALVQTNLKRLLAYSTVSHVGFLFIGMAGGGGQGFAAAAFYAISYALMSAAAFAAIIVMSGRGFEADKIDDYKGLNARSPWMAGMVLCVMASLAGLPPFLGFWAKLAVLKAALHGDMLWLAIVGIVFAVIGAFYYLRVIKAMYFDEPDGKMPAPSDDRPLRVVFGVNALGLLALGIAWNPIMDWCLRAFQA, from the coding sequence ATGAACATGCCCGTACGGACCTTCGCCGATCTGATGCCCCTGCTGCCCGAACTGGTGGTGATCCTCGGCGCGTTCGCGCTGTTGATGCTCGACCTGTTCGTCGAGGAGCGCAATCGCATCGTCTCCCACGTGTTCGCGATCGCGACGGTCGCGGTCGCCACCGCGCTGATCGCCTTCGACGTCGGCGGCCACGGTTCGGTGCTGGCCGGCATGTTCGTGCGCGATACCGCCGCCGACGTGCTCAAGCTCGGCATCGGCGTGGTCGGCATCCTGTCGCTGATCTATACCTGGCCCTACCTGCGCTCGCGCGGCCTGTACAAGGGCGAAGTCGCGGTGCTGATGCTGTTCGCCCTGGCCGGCATGATGCTGCTGGTCTCGGCCGGCAGCCTGGTGATGGTCTACCTGGGCCTGGAAATGCTGGCGCTGTGCTCCTACGCGCTGGTCGCGGTCGATCGCGACAGTCCGCTGGCCTCGGAAGCGGCGATCAAGTACTTCGTGCTCGGCGCGCTGGCCTCGGGCCTGCTGCTGTACGGCCTGTCGCTGATCTACGGCGCCACCGGCAGCCTGATGCTGGACCAGATCGCGGTCGCGACTCAGGTCGGCCCGTCCTCGCTGATGTTGATCACCGGCGTGGTGTTCGTGGTCGCCGGCATCGCCTTCAAGTTCGGCGCGGCGCCGTTCCACATGTGGCTGCCGGACGTCTATCAGGGCGCGCCGACCCCGATCACGTTGTTCATCGGCGCGGCGCCGAAGCTGGCGGCGTTCGGCATGACCTACCGTCTGCTCGAAGTCGGCGCGGCCGGCCAGGACGGCCACTGGCGCCTGCTGCTGGCCGGTCTGGCGGTGCTGTCGCTGGCGATCGGCAACCTCAGCGCGCTGGTGCAGACCAACCTCAAGCGCCTGCTCGCTTACTCGACCGTGTCCCACGTCGGCTTCCTGTTCATCGGCATGGCCGGCGGGGGCGGGCAGGGCTTCGCCGCGGCGGCGTTCTACGCCATCAGCTACGCGCTGATGTCGGCGGCGGCCTTCGCCGCGATCATCGTCATGTCCGGCCGCGGTTTCGAGGCCGACAAGATCGACGACTACAAAGGCCTCAACGCGCGCAGCCCGTGGATGGCCGGCATGGTCCTGTGCGTGATGGCCTCGCTGGCCGGCCTGCCGCCGTTCCTGGGCTTCTGGGCCAAGCTGGCGGTGCTCAAGGCCGCGCTGCACGGCGACATGCTGTGGCTGGCGATCGTCGGCATCGTGTTCGCGGTGATCGGCGCCTTCTACTACCTGCGCGTGATCAAGGCCATGTACTTCGACGAGCCGGACGGCAAGATGCCGGCGCCGAGCGACGACCGCCCGCTGCGCGTGGTGTTCGGCGTCAACGCCCTGGGCCTGCTGGCGCTGGGCATCGCCTGGAACCCGATCATGGACTGGTGCCTGCGCGCCTTCCAGGCCTGA
- a CDS encoding NADH-quinone oxidoreductase subunit M: MSPVPLLSLLIWLPILGGFATLAFGNERANTARWFALIVAIATLGLSLLMFSHGDFASANMQLVEDHAWIPAYDIRYHLGADGISAALIALTTLTSMLVLISAWTSIDKRVSQYYAAFLILEGLMVGVFSALDAMLFYVFFEGMLIPMFIIIGVWGGPRRVYASVKFFLYTFLGSVFMLVGLIYLYLKGGSWQLADMYALQLTATEQMWIFFGFLIAFAVKVPMFPVHTWLPDAHVEAPTAGSVILAAIMLKIGGYGFLRFVLPIVPDAGHEWAWLVIALSLIAVIYVGLVALVQDDMKKLIAYSSVSHMGFVTLGTFIAFALVHNGDAHGTDAARLGLQGAMVQMISHGFVSGAMFTCVGVLYDRMHSRMIKDYGGVANVMPWFAAFVVLFAMANSGLPGTSGFVGEFMVILAAFQQHPLIAFGAATTLIVGAGYTLWLVKRVIWGEVGNAHVAELEDINPREALVLGVFAAGVLILGVWPKPLTDLMEPAIANLASQIVASKL, translated from the coding sequence GTGAGCCCCGTGCCCTTGCTTAGCCTCCTGATCTGGCTGCCGATTCTCGGCGGCTTCGCCACCCTCGCGTTCGGCAACGAGCGCGCCAACACCGCGCGCTGGTTCGCGCTGATCGTGGCCATCGCCACCCTCGGCCTGAGCCTGCTGATGTTCAGCCACGGCGATTTCGCCAGCGCGAACATGCAGCTGGTCGAAGACCACGCCTGGATCCCGGCCTACGACATCCGCTACCACCTCGGCGCGGACGGCATCTCGGCGGCGCTGATCGCGCTGACCACGCTGACCTCGATGCTGGTGCTGATCAGCGCCTGGACCTCGATCGACAAGCGCGTCAGCCAGTACTACGCCGCGTTCCTGATCCTCGAAGGCCTGATGGTCGGCGTGTTCTCCGCCCTTGACGCGATGCTGTTCTACGTGTTCTTCGAGGGCATGCTGATCCCGATGTTCATCATCATCGGCGTCTGGGGCGGCCCGCGCCGCGTCTACGCCTCGGTGAAGTTCTTCCTGTACACCTTCCTCGGCTCGGTGTTCATGCTGGTCGGGTTGATCTACCTGTACTTGAAGGGCGGCAGCTGGCAGTTGGCGGACATGTACGCGCTGCAGCTCACCGCGACCGAGCAGATGTGGATCTTCTTCGGTTTCCTGATCGCGTTCGCGGTCAAGGTGCCGATGTTCCCGGTCCACACCTGGTTGCCGGACGCGCACGTCGAGGCGCCGACCGCCGGTTCGGTGATCCTGGCGGCGATCATGCTGAAGATCGGCGGCTACGGTTTCCTGCGCTTCGTCCTGCCGATCGTGCCGGACGCCGGCCACGAATGGGCCTGGCTGGTGATCGCCCTGAGCCTGATCGCGGTGATCTACGTCGGCCTGGTCGCCCTGGTCCAGGACGACATGAAGAAGCTGATCGCGTACTCGTCGGTCTCGCACATGGGGTTCGTGACCCTGGGCACCTTCATCGCCTTCGCCCTGGTCCACAACGGCGACGCGCACGGCACCGACGCCGCGCGCCTGGGCCTGCAGGGCGCGATGGTGCAGATGATCAGCCACGGCTTCGTGTCGGGCGCGATGTTCACCTGCGTCGGCGTGCTCTACGACCGCATGCACAGCCGCATGATCAAGGACTACGGCGGCGTCGCCAACGTGATGCCGTGGTTCGCCGCTTTCGTGGTCTTGTTCGCGATGGCCAACTCGGGCCTGCCGGGCACCTCGGGCTTCGTCGGCGAATTCATGGTCATCCTGGCCGCGTTCCAGCAGCATCCGCTGATCGCGTTCGGCGCGGCCACCACCCTGATCGTCGGCGCCGGCTACACCCTGTGGCTGGTCAAGCGGGTGATCTGGGGCGAAGTCGGCAACGCCCACGTCGCCGAGCTCGAGGACATCAACCCGCGCGAAGCGCTGGTGTTGGGCGTGTTCGCGGCCGGCGTGCTGATCCTGGGCGTGTGGCCGAAGCCCTTGACCGACCTGATGGAGCCGGCGATCGCCAATCTGGCCAGCCAGATCGTCGCCAGCAAGCTGTAA